A portion of the Vibrio coralliirubri genome contains these proteins:
- the mshL gene encoding pilus (MSHA type) biogenesis protein MshL codes for MRKLVVAILVSSLVGCSMGHRDPVEIKESLNESINEANSRALHELPSSVQDDLMPQLNSDSMSPGMETVKRFRIQAKGVEARTFFASLVKGTEYSAAIHPSVSGNLTLNLTDVTLDEVLAVAQDMYGYDIEKRGKVIQVYPAGLRTVTIPVDYLQVKRSGRSLTTITTGTISNSDSNSSSSSNSNSNSNSSNSSNSSNSSNSTSNGGTEIETTSESDFWPQLEAAVAHLIGSGDGQSVVVTPQASVITVRAYPDEIREVREFLGISQKRLQRQVILEAKIMEVTLSDGYQQGISWSNLSKSIGSGGVVIDRPASTLPPLDAISSLLGGQTNVTISDGSFEAVLSFMDTQGDLNVLSSPRVTAANNQKAVIKVGTDEYYVTDLSSSVGSGDNANVAPEVELTPFFSGISLDVTPQIDDKGSVFLHVHPAVIEVEEEVKSLNLGSTTGLVQLPLAKSSIRESDSVIRARDGDVVVIGGLMKSNTNDVTSKVPFLGDIPALGHLFRNTNQLTQKTELVILLKPTIVGVNTWQNELERSRDLLQQWFPDEE; via the coding sequence AGAATCTTTAAACGAATCAATTAATGAAGCCAATAGCAGAGCGCTTCATGAGCTGCCTTCGTCGGTTCAAGATGACCTTATGCCTCAGCTTAATTCTGACTCTATGTCTCCGGGGATGGAAACGGTTAAACGTTTCCGTATTCAGGCAAAAGGCGTTGAAGCGAGAACCTTTTTTGCAAGCCTAGTGAAAGGTACGGAGTATAGTGCGGCTATTCACCCAAGTGTGTCTGGAAACCTTACGCTTAATCTAACTGACGTGACGTTAGATGAGGTACTGGCTGTTGCTCAAGATATGTATGGCTACGATATTGAAAAGCGTGGCAAAGTGATTCAAGTGTATCCTGCCGGTCTTCGCACCGTAACTATCCCTGTCGATTACTTACAAGTTAAGCGTTCTGGTCGCTCACTAACGACGATCACCACAGGCACGATCTCTAACTCAGATTCGAATTCATCGAGCTCTTCAAACTCGAATTCGAACTCAAACTCGTCAAATTCATCTAACTCTTCTAATTCATCAAACTCGACATCGAACGGTGGTACAGAGATTGAGACTACCTCTGAAAGTGATTTTTGGCCACAGCTTGAAGCGGCGGTTGCTCACTTAATTGGTTCGGGTGATGGGCAAAGCGTTGTCGTGACCCCGCAAGCGAGTGTGATTACAGTGCGTGCTTACCCGGATGAAATTCGTGAAGTTCGAGAGTTCTTAGGTATTTCTCAAAAACGCTTGCAGCGTCAAGTGATCCTAGAAGCAAAAATCATGGAAGTAACCTTGAGTGATGGTTACCAACAAGGTATTAGCTGGTCTAATTTATCTAAGTCGATTGGTAGTGGTGGTGTGGTTATCGACCGTCCTGCAAGTACATTACCTCCATTAGATGCGATTAGCTCTTTGTTAGGCGGACAAACCAACGTAACGATCTCTGATGGCAGTTTCGAAGCGGTATTGAGCTTTATGGATACTCAAGGTGATCTGAACGTCTTATCAAGCCCACGGGTCACAGCGGCAAACAACCAGAAAGCGGTTATCAAAGTGGGTACCGATGAGTACTACGTAACAGATTTATCAAGTTCGGTAGGCAGTGGTGACAACGCGAATGTGGCGCCTGAGGTTGAATTAACTCCGTTCTTCTCTGGTATCTCTTTAGACGTGACCCCTCAGATAGACGACAAAGGCAGTGTGTTTTTACATGTTCACCCAGCCGTTATTGAAGTAGAGGAAGAAGTGAAATCGCTCAACCTAGGTTCCACGACGGGCTTGGTGCAACTTCCTTTGGCGAAAAGCTCTATTCGTGAATCTGACTCAGTGATTCGAGCACGAGATGGCGATGTGGTGGTGATTGGTGGGTTAATGAAATCCAACACCAATGACGTAACCTCTAAAGTCCCATTCCTTGGTGATATCCCAGCACTTGGTCACTTGTTCCGTAATACCAATCAGTTAACGCAAAAAACTGAGCTTGTGATCTTGCTTAAGCCAACGATCGTGGGTGTGAATACTTGGCAAAATGAGTTGGAGCGTTCACGTGATCTTCTTCAACAGTGGTTCCCTGATGAAGAGTAA